The Pirellulales bacterium genome window below encodes:
- a CDS encoding HAMP domain-containing sensor histidine kinase — translation MRWPIRYQILLPFAGMMLAAVLSVSLLSAYWAAGRAQRHIEEQLRSVARTYLTSTFPVTAHVLEQMHGLSGAQFVLADTTGKRIATEGLIHSGLAFDDFPPAEHVIDQWQDLHLGPIITLGKDRFFHVALRANRRAVSATTTLLHVLYPERELRDLRRQAALPPLVVGGVALALCAAVASWIARQLSLPLVEVRTQVGRLAEGDFRLLPIPARNDEVRDVAISVNELARQLDELRRAIARAERLSILGRLSGALAHHLRNDVTGALMAVQMHARNCHAADQESLDVALRQLRLIEDHLKRFLAAGQPERPRRAVFDPRELVAELVALLMPTAQHRRVELACAVPSAPATLDADRDQLRQALMNLMLNALEAIGKEGWVRVELLADYEQVRLRVLDNGAGLPPEIAQRLGEAFQTTKPEGVGLGLAVARQVAEGHGGHLLYTRNENVTCFELSLPAGDPPPAEPPASTSVAPSPVAAPHEPTTKKTSLA, via the coding sequence ATGCGCTGGCCAATTCGCTATCAGATATTGCTCCCGTTTGCCGGGATGATGTTGGCGGCCGTGCTGAGCGTCAGCTTGTTGAGCGCCTATTGGGCGGCGGGGCGGGCACAGCGACACATCGAAGAGCAGTTGCGCAGCGTCGCGCGAACGTACCTGACGTCGACCTTTCCCGTCACGGCGCACGTGCTCGAGCAAATGCACGGCCTGTCGGGCGCGCAGTTCGTGCTGGCCGACACCACCGGCAAGCGGATCGCCACCGAGGGGCTCATCCATAGCGGCCTGGCGTTCGACGATTTTCCCCCCGCCGAGCACGTGATTGACCAGTGGCAGGATCTGCACCTGGGGCCGATCATCACGCTGGGCAAGGACCGGTTCTTTCATGTCGCGCTGCGGGCCAATCGCCGCGCGGTTTCCGCGACGACCACCCTGCTACACGTGTTGTATCCCGAGCGCGAGCTGCGCGACCTGCGCCGCCAGGCGGCGCTTCCGCCGTTGGTCGTAGGGGGCGTGGCCCTGGCCTTGTGCGCGGCCGTGGCCAGTTGGATTGCCCGCCAGCTCAGTCTGCCACTGGTCGAGGTGCGCACGCAGGTGGGCCGGCTGGCCGAAGGAGATTTTCGCCTGCTGCCGATCCCCGCGCGCAATGACGAAGTGCGCGACGTGGCGATCAGCGTCAACGAGCTGGCCCGCCAGCTCGACGAGTTGCGCCGCGCCATCGCCCGGGCTGAACGGCTGTCGATTCTGGGGCGCCTGAGCGGGGCGCTCGCGCATCATTTGCGCAACGACGTCACCGGAGCGCTGATGGCGGTGCAGATGCACGCGCGAAATTGTCACGCCGCCGATCAAGAGAGCCTGGACGTGGCGCTGCGGCAGTTGCGCTTGATCGAAGATCATCTGAAGCGCTTCCTGGCCGCCGGCCAGCCCGAGCGGCCGCGCCGCGCGGTGTTCGATCCGCGCGAGCTGGTGGCGGAGCTGGTAGCGCTATTGATGCCGACGGCGCAGCATCGCCGCGTGGAGCTGGCGTGCGCGGTGCCCAGCGCGCCGGCGACGCTCGACGCCGACCGCGATCAGTTGCGGCAAGCGCTCATGAACCTCATGCTCAATGCCCTGGAGGCGATCGGCAAAGAGGGCTGGGTGCGCGTCGAACTCTTGGCCGATTACGAACAAGTGCGCCTGCGCGTGCTGGACAACGGCGCCGGCCTGCCGCCCGAGATCGCGCAGCGCCTGGGCGAAGCGTTTCAGACCACCAAGCCCGAGGGCGTAGGCCTGGGGCTGGCCGTGGCTCGGCAAGTGGCCGAAGGGCACGGCGGCCACCTATTGTATACCCGAAACGAAAACGTGACCTGTTTCGAGCTCTCGTTACCGGCCGGCGACCCTCCGCCCGCCGAGCCGCCGGCCTCGACATCGGTCGCACCGTCGCCGGTAGCCGCGCCGCACGAGCCGACTACGAAGAAAACCTCCCTCGCGTGA